In a genomic window of Alphaproteobacteria bacterium:
- the nadA gene encoding quinolinate synthase NadA has translation METQRLDYTPEVAAATETVYQTLSRHYAMDHWKSLAPYVYEINRLKKEKNAVILAHNYMTPDIFFGVGDIVGDSLKLAQEAAKTSADLIIQCGVHFMAETSKILCPEKKVVIPDKLAGCSLSESITGADVRALKEKYPGIPVVTYVNTSADVKAESDVCCTSSNALKIVNALGKMGHDTVIMTPDKYLAQNVAAATDVKIIYWEGTCMVHERFTPKDIKDMRSRYDNIVVLAHPECPPEVIAESDYSGSTAQMDVFIKEKQPKRAMLMTECSMSDNIAAANPNVEMIGTCQMCPHMKRITLPKILKALQTEQPEVIVDPEISARAKTSVLRMLELS, from the coding sequence ATGGAAACGCAGCGCTTGGATTATACGCCAGAGGTCGCAGCGGCAACGGAAACAGTTTACCAGACGCTGTCCCGCCATTACGCGATGGACCATTGGAAGTCGCTGGCTCCTTACGTCTACGAAATCAACCGCCTGAAAAAAGAAAAGAACGCTGTTATTCTGGCGCATAACTACATGACGCCGGATATTTTCTTCGGCGTCGGCGATATCGTCGGCGACTCGCTTAAGCTGGCGCAGGAGGCGGCGAAGACCAGCGCCGACCTGATTATCCAGTGCGGCGTGCATTTCATGGCGGAAACGTCGAAGATTCTCTGCCCCGAGAAAAAGGTCGTCATTCCCGACAAGCTGGCCGGATGTTCGCTGTCGGAATCGATCACGGGCGCGGACGTTCGCGCACTCAAAGAAAAATATCCGGGGATTCCCGTCGTGACCTACGTCAATACCTCCGCCGATGTGAAGGCGGAGTCGGATGTGTGCTGCACCTCCTCCAACGCTTTGAAGATCGTCAATGCTTTGGGCAAAATGGGGCATGATACCGTCATCATGACGCCGGATAAATATCTGGCGCAGAATGTCGCGGCGGCCACCGATGTTAAAATCATTTACTGGGAAGGCACCTGCATGGTGCATGAGCGGTTTACGCCCAAGGATATCAAGGATATGCGCTCCCGTTACGATAACATCGTCGTGCTGGCGCATCCGGAATGCCCGCCGGAGGTTATCGCGGAATCCGATTATTCCGGCTCGACCGCCCAGATGGATGTCTTCATCAAGGAGAAGCAGCCGAAACGGGCGATGCTGATGACCGAATGTTCGATGAGCGATAATATCGCCGCCGCGAATCCGAACGTCGAGATGATCGGCACCTGCCAGATGTGCCCGCATATGAAGCGGATTACCCTGCCGAAAATCCTCAAGGCGCTGCAGACCGAGCAACCGGAAGTGATCGTCGATCCCGAAATTTCGGCGCGGGCCAAGACATCCGTCCTGCGGATGCTGGAACTCAGCTAA
- a CDS encoding replication-associated recombination protein A yields the protein MTDLFAPKIEKTAEKSAGKQGKRPLADRLRPAELADVVGQDHLLGPGGPLRKMADSGVLASMILWGPPGCGKTTLARILARHSGLHFEQISAIFSGVADLRRVFDSARIRHQNGQGTLLFVDEIHRFNKSQQDAFLPVMEDGTITLIGATTENPSFELNAALLSRAQVFVLKRLDEAALDSLIERAEKEAGEKLPLTSEARDLLKTLADGDGRYILSMAEQILSQNSIPAKAGIQITAQDLLELVQRRAPLYDKGDDAHYNLISALHKTVRGSDADAALYWFARMLAGGEDPRYIARRMVRMAVEDIGLAEPQALQTTLAAWEAYERLGSPEGELALAQALVFLATAPKSNAAYTAYKSAVKSAKETGSLMPPKHILNAPTKLMKTEGYGAGYAYDHDAPDSFSGQNYFPDGMKREEFYKPVERGFEREIKKRLEYWSKLRSERGGKS from the coding sequence ATGACGGATTTATTTGCGCCCAAGATAGAGAAGACAGCGGAGAAATCGGCAGGAAAGCAAGGCAAACGGCCCTTGGCCGACCGCCTGCGCCCCGCGGAGCTGGCCGATGTGGTAGGGCAGGATCATCTGCTCGGCCCCGGTGGCCCCTTGCGGAAAATGGCCGACTCGGGGGTTCTCGCCTCCATGATCCTCTGGGGGCCGCCCGGTTGCGGCAAGACAACGCTCGCCCGTATCCTCGCCCGCCACAGCGGCCTGCATTTCGAGCAGATTTCGGCGATCTTCAGCGGCGTGGCCGACCTCAGGCGGGTGTTCGACTCGGCCCGAATCCGGCATCAGAACGGGCAGGGGACGCTGCTGTTCGTAGACGAGATTCACAGATTTAACAAATCGCAGCAGGACGCATTCCTCCCCGTGATGGAGGACGGCACGATCACCCTGATCGGCGCGACCACGGAAAACCCGTCCTTCGAACTCAACGCCGCGCTCCTCTCCCGCGCACAGGTCTTTGTGCTCAAACGCCTCGACGAAGCCGCGCTGGATTCCCTGATCGAACGCGCCGAAAAAGAAGCCGGAGAAAAACTCCCTCTGACCTCCGAAGCCCGCGATCTGCTGAAGACTCTCGCCGACGGCGACGGGCGCTATATCCTTTCGATGGCGGAACAGATTCTCTCACAAAACAGCATCCCCGCGAAAGCGGGGATCCAGATAACCGCGCAAGATTTGCTAGAACTCGTCCAGCGCCGCGCACCCCTCTATGACAAGGGCGACGACGCGCACTATAACCTCATCTCCGCCCTGCATAAAACGGTCAGAGGGTCGGACGCCGATGCCGCCCTCTACTGGTTTGCGCGGATGCTGGCGGGCGGCGAAGACCCGCGCTATATCGCCCGCCGCATGGTGCGTATGGCCGTGGAGGATATCGGCCTCGCCGAGCCGCAGGCGCTGCAAACAACGCTCGCCGCGTGGGAGGCTTATGAAAGGCTGGGCAGCCCCGAAGGCGAACTCGCCCTCGCGCAGGCGTTGGTGTTTCTGGCGACCGCCCCGAAATCGAACGCCGCCTACACCGCCTATAAATCCGCAGTCAAATCGGCGAAGGAAACCGGCTCCCTCATGCCGCCCAAACATATCCTCAACGCCCCCACGAAACTGATGAAAACCGAAGGCTACGGCGCGGGATACGCCTACGACCACGACGCGCCGGATTCCTTCAGCGGCCAGAACTATTTCCCCGACGGCATGAAGCGCGAGGAATTTTACAAACCCGTCGAGCGCGGCTTTGAACGTGAGATCAAAAAAAGGCTGGAGTACTGGAGCAAGCTCCGCAGCGAACGCGGGGGGAAATCATGA
- a CDS encoding DMT family transporter yields the protein MLSGLSTTQKGIFLAICGFSAFSVSDASCKWLAQSYSVSTVIAYTSLFSVLCGLALSPLLGGIGRTIKTPKLKFHTGRGIANVFIAFLVVNAFAHLPLATAYTVLFLTPFIVTLLAIPVHGEKVNLKSWLIIGMGFSGILVAFPPGTGGYNLWILAAFGASFFVALLGLLARKLGPEETVLSLSFYPSGFSTLVYLPLALWGGDGPALADLPLFILAGIMVTTGLSCIASAFRIAPYAVISPFNYLQMIWALIFGALWFGDVPEAHMLLGAGIIVGSGIALVMTEGKGKN from the coding sequence ATGTTAAGCGGTTTAAGCACCACACAAAAGGGGATTTTTCTGGCCATCTGCGGGTTCAGCGCCTTTTCGGTGTCCGATGCGTCCTGTAAATGGCTGGCGCAGAGTTATTCCGTGAGCACGGTCATCGCCTATACCAGCCTGTTTTCGGTGCTGTGCGGGCTGGCTCTCTCGCCCCTGCTGGGCGGGATCGGGCGGACGATCAAGACCCCGAAACTTAAATTCCATACCGGGCGCGGGATCGCCAATGTCTTTATCGCCTTTCTGGTGGTGAATGCGTTCGCGCACCTGCCGCTGGCGACCGCCTATACGGTTTTGTTCCTGACGCCCTTTATCGTCACGCTTCTGGCCATTCCGGTCCACGGGGAGAAGGTTAATCTTAAAAGCTGGCTGATTATCGGAATGGGGTTTTCGGGCATCCTTGTGGCGTTTCCGCCGGGAACGGGGGGGTATAATCTCTGGATTCTGGCCGCCTTCGGCGCGAGTTTCTTTGTCGCCTTGCTCGGGCTATTGGCGCGCAAGCTGGGGCCGGAGGAGACGGTTCTTTCGCTCTCGTTCTATCCCAGCGGGTTTTCGACGCTGGTCTACCTGCCGCTGGCGCTTTGGGGCGGCGACGGGCCGGCACTGGCCGATCTTCCTTTGTTCATTCTGGCGGGGATCATGGTGACGACGGGGCTGAGCTGCATCGCCAGCGCGTTTCGGATTGCGCCCTATGCGGTCATCTCGCCGTTCAACTATCTGCAGATGATCTGGGCGCTGATTTTCGGGGCGCTGTGGTTCGGGGACGTGCCGGAGGCGCATATGCTGCTCGGCGCGGGGATTATTGTGGGGAGCGGGATCGCGCTGGTGATGACGGAGGGGAAGGGGAAAAATTAG
- the crcB gene encoding fluoride efflux transporter CrcB gives MFSTIVAVATGGAIGSIARYGVNIGAGHFLGPQYPWGTIIVNIVGSFLMGLLIVKFSQMDGVSNNLRSFFTTGVLGGFTTFSAFSLDAATIFERGETIGALSYVLASVILSILALFAGLWLMRGLAT, from the coding sequence ATGTTCAGCACAATAGTCGCGGTCGCAACCGGAGGAGCCATCGGCTCCATCGCCCGCTACGGCGTCAATATCGGCGCAGGCCATTTTCTCGGCCCGCAATATCCGTGGGGGACAATCATCGTGAACATCGTCGGCTCCTTCCTCATGGGCCTCCTGATTGTCAAATTCTCGCAGATGGACGGGGTTTCGAATAATCTGCGCTCCTTCTTCACCACCGGCGTCCTCGGCGGATTCACGACGTTTTCGGCCTTCTCTCTGGATGCCGCCACCATCTTCGAGCGCGGCGAAACAATCGGCGCGTTAAGTTACGTTCTGGCCAGCGTGATCCTCTCCATTCTGGCCTTGTTCGCCGGACTTTGGCTGATGCGGGGTCTGGCCACATGA
- a CDS encoding RluA family pseudouridine synthase — protein sequence MRNVKHFKVTADDNGQRLDRWIKARVPELSYGLAQKLMRKGQIRVDSKRAKPDMRLEEGQDIRIPMPDAKEIAAKKHQEHKRKLSPADIDFIRSLVIYDDGDVIALNKPYDLAVQGGTKTRRHVDGLLPGLKNELGVVPRLVHRLDKDTSGVLLLARSAEAARRLGAMFKGREVKKIYWALIAPVPEHHSGTIRAGILKGEGGRKEKMLVDDDKGKSAVTEYAILETAGKDAAFAAFWPRTGRTHQIRVHAQLIGCPIIGDRKYKKERPEQEFEHIPAEADLDRLDMSRRLHLHARRVILPHPLKKGRLDISAPLPPELLKSWRVLGFETNSKTDPFGHMD from the coding sequence ATGAGAAACGTCAAGCATTTCAAGGTGACCGCCGACGATAACGGCCAGCGCCTCGACCGCTGGATCAAGGCCAGAGTACCCGAACTTTCCTACGGCCTCGCCCAGAAACTGATGCGGAAGGGCCAGATACGCGTGGATTCCAAACGCGCCAAGCCCGATATGCGCCTGGAGGAGGGGCAGGACATCCGCATCCCCATGCCCGACGCCAAGGAAATCGCAGCCAAGAAGCATCAGGAGCATAAGCGCAAGCTCTCCCCCGCCGATATCGACTTCATCCGCTCCCTCGTGATTTATGACGACGGCGATGTGATCGCGCTGAACAAACCCTACGATCTCGCCGTGCAGGGCGGAACCAAGACCCGCCGCCATGTTGATGGCTTGCTCCCCGGCCTCAAGAACGAACTGGGCGTGGTGCCGCGCCTCGTCCACAGGCTGGATAAGGACACCAGCGGAGTCCTGCTTCTTGCCCGCTCGGCCGAAGCCGCCCGCAGGCTGGGCGCCATGTTCAAAGGCCGGGAAGTCAAGAAAATCTACTGGGCCTTGATCGCCCCCGTCCCCGAACACCACAGCGGGACCATCCGCGCCGGAATCCTCAAGGGCGAGGGCGGACGCAAGGAAAAGATGCTGGTCGATGACGATAAGGGCAAATCCGCGGTCACCGAGTACGCCATTCTGGAAACCGCCGGAAAGGATGCCGCCTTCGCTGCCTTCTGGCCGCGCACGGGCCGTACGCATCAAATTCGCGTCCACGCGCAGCTCATCGGCTGCCCGATTATCGGGGACAGAAAATACAAGAAAGAACGCCCGGAGCAGGAATTCGAGCATATCCCGGCAGAGGCCGATCTCGACCGCCTGGATATGTCCAGGCGCCTGCACCTCCACGCCCGCCGGGTGATCCTGCCCCACCCCCTGAAAAAGGGCCGGCTGGATATTTCCGCCCCCCTGCCGCCCGAACTGCTCAAAAGCTGGCGTGTGCTGGGGTTTGAAACCAACAGCAAAACCGACCCCTTCGGGCATATGGACTGA
- the mutL gene encoding DNA mismatch repair endonuclease MutL codes for MRIRYLPEHLINQIAAGEVVERPASAVKELIENSIDAGATRIDLHIRGGGKSALTISDNGGGMDREEMIAALDRHATSKLPDEDLLNIAHLGFRGEALASIASVSRLTLQSAQHGEGWEITCVSGKKGEPVPCPLPAGTRITVQDLFFSTPARLKFQKSERAEFMAIKDIVSRLAMAYPALGFTLIHDETPALKLPAGQSLPERLAALLGKDFAENALLIDSEREGIALSGFIGLPTYHRGTAQHQYLFVNGRSVRDKLLGACVRVAYADVLHRERHPVVALFLTCPPTEVDVNVHPAKAEVRFRDPGLVRGLMIGAMKQAIHAGGFSTSSTVASGALSAFRLPQNAANGPGLPLTRAGGRSSSFGSYSNLAEQREQLVLEDGFAPSAPAGSGVLPLAEEQAYPSYPLGAARAQIHENYIIAQTPEGLVIVDQHAAHERLVYEKLKAQMENGGIVRQGLLTPEILSLSDEQAGLLLEQAEALKRLGLEIEAFGTGAVAIQAVPALLGSRSDFKALVADILDELCADQATQSLEIRLNSVLSRISCHGSVRSGRRMNTEEMNALLRQMEATPLSGQCNHGRPTYLSLSLRDIEKLFGRG; via the coding sequence ATGCGTATCCGTTATCTGCCTGAGCATTTGATCAACCAGATCGCGGCCGGAGAGGTCGTCGAACGTCCGGCCTCCGCGGTCAAGGAGCTGATCGAGAATTCCATCGACGCGGGGGCGACGCGGATCGACCTGCATATTCGCGGCGGCGGAAAAAGCGCACTGACGATTTCCGATAATGGCGGCGGCATGGACCGCGAGGAGATGATCGCAGCGCTGGACCGCCATGCGACCTCGAAGCTGCCCGATGAGGATTTGCTAAATATCGCGCATCTCGGGTTCCGGGGGGAGGCGCTGGCCTCCATCGCGTCGGTTTCGCGCCTGACGTTGCAGAGCGCCCAGCACGGCGAAGGGTGGGAGATCACCTGCGTGTCCGGGAAAAAAGGTGAGCCTGTGCCCTGCCCGCTTCCGGCGGGAACGCGCATCACCGTGCAGGATCTGTTTTTCTCCACGCCTGCGCGGCTGAAATTCCAGAAAAGCGAGCGGGCGGAATTCATGGCGATCAAGGATATTGTGAGCCGTCTGGCCATGGCTTATCCGGCACTCGGGTTCACGCTTATCCATGACGAGACGCCGGCTCTCAAGCTTCCCGCGGGGCAGAGCCTGCCTGAGCGGCTGGCCGCGCTACTGGGCAAGGATTTTGCTGAAAATGCTCTGCTGATTGATTCCGAGCGCGAGGGGATTGCGCTGTCGGGGTTTATCGGGCTGCCGACCTATCACCGCGGCACGGCGCAGCATCAATATCTGTTCGTGAACGGGCGCAGCGTGCGGGACAAGCTGCTGGGCGCGTGTGTGCGGGTGGCCTATGCCGACGTTTTGCATCGGGAGCGGCATCCGGTCGTCGCGCTTTTCCTCACCTGCCCGCCGACGGAGGTGGATGTGAATGTGCATCCGGCGAAGGCGGAGGTGCGGTTCCGCGATCCCGGCCTTGTGCGCGGGCTGATGATCGGGGCGATGAAGCAGGCGATCCATGCGGGCGGGTTTTCGACCTCCAGCACGGTGGCTTCGGGGGCTTTGTCGGCTTTCCGCCTGCCGCAAAATGCCGCGAACGGCCCCGGCCTGCCCCTGACGCGGGCGGGGGGGCGGTCCTCCTCCTTCGGTTCTTATAGCAACCTTGCGGAGCAGCGTGAACAACTCGTCCTTGAGGACGGGTTCGCGCCGTCGGCCCCGGCGGGGTCCGGTGTTCTGCCCTTGGCGGAGGAGCAGGCCTATCCGTCCTATCCCTTGGGCGCGGCACGGGCGCAGATTCACGAGAATTATATCATCGCGCAGACGCCGGAGGGGCTGGTGATCGTCGATCAGCACGCCGCCCATGAGCGTCTTGTTTATGAAAAATTAAAAGCACAGATGGAGAATGGCGGGATCGTGCGGCAAGGGCTGCTGACGCCGGAAATCCTCAGCCTTTCCGACGAGCAGGCGGGGCTGCTGCTCGAGCAGGCGGAGGCGCTTAAACGTCTGGGGCTTGAGATCGAGGCGTTCGGGACCGGGGCTGTGGCTATCCAGGCCGTTCCGGCGCTCCTGGGTTCACGCTCGGATTTTAAGGCGCTGGTCGCGGACATTCTGGACGAACTCTGCGCCGATCAGGCCACGCAAAGCCTTGAAATCCGCCTGAATTCTGTGCTTTCGCGGATATCCTGCCATGGATCGGTGCGGTCCGGGCGGCGGATGAATACCGAGGAGATGAACGCCCTTTTGCGCCAGATGGAGGCCACGCCCCTCTCCGGGCAGTGCAATCACGGCCGGCCGACCTATCTGTCCCTCTCGCTGCGGGATATTGAAAAACTGTTCGGGCGGGGGTAG
- a CDS encoding pentapeptide repeat-containing protein yields the protein MKRKRGDTSVIPDPHELEILHQEDFNKILDKHLMFVRGQRGGLRAVLKYRNLSYLNFHNSNLTQADFTGSLFQGADLSFSVFRSACFFACDLRGADMSRADFTRADLRGCYLAGADLTGADLTEADLREGKIMTTSKKGSLEDRKRLGAENTAKTIFTGAKMMHCDLSGTLAKSADFTDANLKGAVFRGAQMSGASFRGANISSGDFTGADISQTDMRGTIRPGIITIDADVLGISTKGSINERETGERLDDSPEVLEALLKEHTNWVSSAGKKGKRLDLSGYDLRNVINLNLYPLTAIKAVGANFVGQELRRANMQSAIFDQSDFRDCNFEYADLRGASLKDTQLIRANLRGANLSALSFKREGTVRMKRPDFSGSVMRFCDLRSANLQDSVLMGVDLTSANLSGADLRGADLTGAILKGAKVDAVLLDGTKVDFGTL from the coding sequence ATGAAGCGGAAAAGGGGCGACACTTCCGTCATTCCCGATCCGCATGAACTGGAAATTCTGCATCAAGAGGATTTCAACAAAATCCTCGACAAGCATCTGATGTTCGTGCGCGGGCAGCGCGGCGGGTTGCGGGCGGTTTTGAAGTACCGGAATCTTTCCTATCTGAACTTTCATAACAGCAATCTCACGCAGGCGGATTTCACCGGGTCGCTGTTTCAGGGTGCGGACCTTTCGTTTTCCGTGTTCAGGAGCGCGTGTTTTTTCGCCTGCGACCTGCGGGGCGCCGATATGAGCCGCGCCGATTTCACGCGGGCCGACCTGCGCGGGTGTTACCTTGCCGGGGCGGACCTGACGGGCGCGGACCTCACGGAAGCGGATCTGCGCGAGGGAAAAATCATGACCACCAGCAAGAAAGGGAGCCTTGAGGACCGCAAGAGGCTCGGCGCGGAGAACACCGCCAAAACGATTTTCACGGGCGCCAAGATGATGCATTGCGATCTGTCCGGCACGCTGGCCAAATCCGCAGACTTTACCGATGCCAATCTGAAGGGCGCCGTCTTCCGCGGCGCGCAGATGAGCGGCGCGAGCTTCCGGGGCGCGAATATCAGCAGCGGCGATTTTACGGGCGCGGATATTTCCCAGACCGATATGCGCGGAACGATCCGGCCCGGAATCATCACGATCGACGCCGATGTTCTGGGCATCAGCACCAAAGGCTCGATCAACGAGCGCGAGACGGGGGAGCGGCTGGATGATTCGCCCGAAGTGCTCGAAGCGCTTCTGAAAGAGCATACAAACTGGGTGTCGTCGGCGGGCAAGAAGGGCAAGCGGCTGGACCTCAGCGGTTACGATCTGCGGAACGTGATTAATCTCAATCTTTATCCCCTGACCGCCATTAAGGCCGTCGGCGCGAATTTCGTCGGGCAGGAATTGCGCCGCGCCAATATGCAGAGCGCGATTTTCGATCAGTCCGATTTCCGCGACTGCAATTTCGAGTATGCGGACCTGCGCGGCGCCAGCCTGAAGGACACGCAGCTCATCCGCGCCAATTTGCGCGGAGCGAATCTCAGCGCCCTCTCGTTCAAGCGCGAGGGCACAGTGCGGATGAAGCGGCCGGATTTCAGCGGTTCGGTGATGCGCTTTTGCGATCTCCGCAGCGCGAACCTGCAGGATTCTGTCCTGATGGGGGTCGATCTGACCAGCGCCAATCTTTCCGGCGCCGATCTGCGCGGGGCGGACCTGACGGGGGCGATTCTCAAGGGCGCGAAGGTGGATGCGGTGCTGCTTGACGGCACGAAGGTCGATTTCGGGACGCTGTAG
- the pgi gene encoding glucose-6-phosphate isomerase — protein sequence MLTSISSRKERQDLPVSLRRTLTPWVALEKQARNLDSLSLKSLFARDPLRFERFHARMDGLLLDYSKQHITADILTQLLALAKACDLDGWRTRMFAGDKINSSEDRPVLHTALRSPSSNPLPVDGVDVMPLIHGSLKRMKDFTDLVRNHKRFTYVVNIGIGGSDLGPHMAYEALKAFSDGAIKLHFVSDIDAAHLIETLKLCDPAKTLFIVTSKSFTTVETLMNARSAQDWLKRSLGKEDVSEHFVAVTQNIPKAVELGVTEDRVFPIWDWVGGRYSLWSAVGLPLCLALGFEHFMSLLAGAYAMDRHFLTAPAEKNLPVLLALIGVWNHTFLRRPALALLPYSRLLQRFPAYVQQLDMESNGKTVDRDGSAVDYLTGPIIFGDSGTNGQHAFYQLLHQGTTVVPCEFIAVSQPVYDAPTHHIQLHCNVIGQSKALMDGKPDTSPHKIFEGNRPSTTLVMEKLDPYHVGMLTALYEHKVFTQGILWNLNSFDQWGVELGKTIAAQVMPALSAESTRAADFPALDSSTRALIDLLRDSS from the coding sequence ATGTTGACTAGCATATCCTCCAGAAAGGAGAGACAAGACCTCCCTGTGTCTTTACGTAGAACCCTTACCCCCTGGGTTGCCCTTGAAAAGCAAGCCCGTAATCTCGACTCCCTGTCGCTGAAATCTCTTTTTGCGCGGGATCCGCTGCGCTTTGAGCGCTTCCACGCCCGCATGGACGGGCTGCTGCTGGATTATTCGAAGCAGCACATCACGGCGGACATCCTGACGCAGCTTCTGGCCCTTGCCAAGGCGTGCGACCTTGACGGCTGGCGGACACGGATGTTCGCGGGGGATAAAATCAATAGCTCCGAGGACCGCCCGGTCCTGCATACGGCCTTGCGGTCTCCTTCCTCCAATCCCCTGCCCGTGGACGGGGTGGACGTCATGCCGCTGATCCACGGCAGCCTCAAGCGCATGAAGGATTTCACCGATCTGGTCCGCAACCACAAGCGCTTCACCTATGTCGTCAATATCGGGATCGGCGGCTCAGACCTCGGGCCGCATATGGCTTATGAGGCTTTGAAGGCGTTCAGCGACGGGGCGATCAAGCTTCATTTCGTCTCCGATATTGACGCGGCGCATCTGATCGAGACGCTCAAGCTTTGCGATCCGGCCAAGACGCTGTTTATCGTGACTTCCAAGAGCTTCACGACGGTCGAAACGCTGATGAACGCCCGCAGCGCCCAGGATTGGCTCAAGCGTTCGCTGGGCAAGGAGGATGTCTCCGAGCATTTCGTGGCCGTCACGCAGAATATCCCCAAAGCCGTTGAGCTTGGTGTCACGGAAGACCGCGTGTTTCCGATCTGGGACTGGGTCGGGGGGCGCTATTCCCTGTGGTCGGCGGTCGGATTGCCGCTCTGCCTTGCGCTCGGGTTCGAGCATTTCATGTCTCTGCTAGCCGGGGCTTACGCCATGGATCGGCATTTCCTCACGGCACCGGCGGAGAAAAATCTTCCGGTGCTTCTGGCCCTGATCGGCGTGTGGAACCATACGTTCCTGCGGCGTCCGGCTCTGGCTCTTCTGCCCTACAGCCGTTTGCTGCAACGGTTTCCGGCTTACGTTCAGCAACTCGATATGGAATCCAACGGCAAGACGGTGGACCGTGACGGTTCGGCGGTCGATTACCTGACCGGGCCGATTATTTTCGGGGATTCCGGCACAAACGGGCAGCACGCGTTTTACCAGCTTTTGCATCAGGGAACGACGGTTGTCCCCTGTGAGTTTATCGCTGTGTCGCAGCCCGTATACGATGCGCCGACGCATCATATCCAACTGCACTGCAACGTCATCGGGCAGTCGAAGGCGCTGATGGACGGGAAACCCGATACCAGCCCGCACAAGATTTTCGAGGGCAACCGCCCCTCGACGACTCTTGTCATGGAGAAGCTGGACCCTTACCATGTGGGGATGCTGACCGCGCTTTACGAGCATAAAGTCTTTACGCAGGGGATCCTCTGGAACCTCAACAGTTTCGACCAGTGGGGCGTCGAACTCGGCAAGACGATCGCGGCGCAGGTTATGCCCGCGCTCAGCGCCGAGTCGACCCGGGCGGCCGATTTTCCTGCGCTGGATTCGTCCACGCGGGCGCTCATTGACCTTTTGCGGGATTCCTCATGA
- a CDS encoding insulinase family protein, with amino-acid sequence MIKSVKTFPFVLVFLALVFFVGAARAKEPLADTTSSQSVLKIQEVTTASGLKAWLVEDHTVPVIALQFGFKDAGSKLDPAEKQGLTQMASNTLDEGAGELDSQAFQGELQNLSISLSFNAGRDDFSGDLKTLSRNKARAFELLKLALTQPRFDAEPVERMRIANLSRVKSSMTQPEWIASRIQNDKIFEGHSYALNSGGTLTTLKSITPDDLRGFMKRLGRNNLVVGVAGDITAEELKAVLDDVFGSLPEAPVTERKPFTLSHPGKTFLHVQDIPQTVIEISQGGISRNDPDYQTAQVMNFVLGSSGFGSRLTEEVREKRGLTYGIYTYFMDYEDAQILHISTSTATANVKTVLDIVHEEWRKMLSTDITPKELEDARNYLIGSLPLSLTSTDKIADLLYSLQADDLPITYLDERQKKIESTTVADVRRVAERLLKPENFTVILVGQKAEITGAEPVEALAHVD; translated from the coding sequence ATGATAAAATCCGTAAAGACTTTTCCCTTTGTCCTCGTCTTTCTTGCGCTGGTGTTTTTTGTTGGCGCTGCGAGAGCGAAAGAACCTTTGGCGGACACGACCTCCTCACAGAGCGTCCTTAAGATTCAGGAGGTGACCACTGCCTCCGGCCTCAAGGCGTGGCTTGTGGAGGACCATACGGTTCCGGTGATCGCGCTGCAATTCGGCTTCAAGGATGCGGGGAGCAAGCTGGACCCTGCCGAGAAGCAGGGGCTAACCCAGATGGCCTCGAATACCCTTGATGAGGGCGCGGGCGAGTTGGACAGTCAGGCGTTTCAGGGCGAGTTGCAAAATCTTTCCATTTCGCTCAGCTTTAATGCGGGGCGCGATGATTTTTCCGGCGATCTGAAAACGCTCTCCCGCAACAAGGCGCGGGCGTTCGAACTTTTGAAACTCGCTCTGACGCAACCGCGCTTTGATGCCGAACCCGTCGAGCGGATGCGTATCGCCAATCTCAGCCGCGTGAAAAGTTCGATGACCCAGCCGGAGTGGATTGCCTCGCGGATTCAAAACGACAAAATTTTCGAAGGTCACTCCTATGCGCTCAATAGCGGTGGCACTTTAACGACCCTGAAATCCATCACGCCGGACGATCTGCGCGGCTTTATGAAGCGCCTGGGGAGAAATAATCTTGTCGTCGGCGTGGCGGGCGATATCACGGCGGAGGAATTGAAAGCGGTTCTGGACGATGTTTTCGGCTCTCTGCCCGAGGCTCCGGTGACTGAACGTAAGCCCTTTACGCTCAGCCATCCGGGAAAAACCTTCCTCCATGTGCAGGATATTCCGCAGACCGTGATCGAGATCAGTCAGGGCGGCATTTCACGCAACGATCCCGATTACCAGACCGCGCAGGTGATGAATTTCGTCCTCGGCTCTTCGGGGTTCGGTTCGCGCCTGACGGAGGAAGTGCGCGAAAAGCGCGGCCTGACCTACGGAATCTATACGTACTTCATGGATTATGAAGATGCACAGATCTTGCATATCTCCACCTCAACAGCGACCGCGAACGTCAAGACGGTTCTGGACATCGTACATGAGGAATGGAGAAAAATGCTTTCAACCGATATCACGCCCAAGGAGCTGGAGGATGCCCGAAACTATCTCATCGGCTCCCTGCCCCTCTCCCTGACGTCCACGGATAAAATCGCCGACCTGCTGTATTCCCTGCAGGCGGACGACCTGCCCATCACCTATCTGGACGAGCGGCAGAAAAAGATCGAATCCACTACGGTTGCCGATGTCCGCAGGGTTGCGGAAAGGCTTTTGAAACCTGAAAACTTTACCGTTATACTCGTGGGTCAGAAGGCTGAAATCACGGGTGCGGAGCCTGTGGAGGCCTTGGCCCATGTTGACTAG